Genomic window (Tripterygium wilfordii isolate XIE 37 chromosome 11, ASM1340144v1, whole genome shotgun sequence):
CAATTTTTGGTTTTTCTCATAAAGGGACTAAAAATGAAGTGTCTTCGATTAAATGACAAGCTTCCGATATGCAGTGCGGACATCAGAGAAGGAGGGTTGTTTCTATCAGTGATTGCAACTtgccatttcttttcttttagtctTCCTACCCATACCATTCCCAAATTGTGCAGTAGAGAAAGAAAATTCCGAGAAATTAGAGTGAGAAAAATCTAGAAAATAGGGAAAGAGGAAGACAATAAAACTCTATGGTTGAAGAGTAGTTTCTTGTTTGTTGATGGCACGACAGACTCAAAATCAAGTGAGTATTCTCTCTGGAGATGATGACGAGAAGGAAGGAGCCGACTGTAGGGGTCTTGATGTGTGAGATAGAACAGATCCTGTGAGAGAAGATTTGAGTTTTTAGGGTTAGACTTAGTTTGTAATTCCTcacatatttttcatatcattttatgttttctaaATAATTGTACCATGTCAACAAAAACAATGTCACGTCAATGATTTTGGATGATAAATGGGACCCAGGGTTAATGGAGACTTTTTGTAATAGTTGAGGGGGTTTTTTTGTTCTATAATGAAGTTAGGGTCTCAATCAATCCAGTGACCAAAGTTCAGGCAAAATGGAACATTTCGTCCCCCAATAAGCAGCTACCCGCACACtatcatcttcatcatttgtTCCTAAAACATATCGAATCAGTTCCAAAATCCCTACAAATTGGAATCCATTCATCAAGCCCTAATTACCCCATACGAAAATAGAACCTATATGAAGTGAAATTGAAAGGAGAGAGTAAATCAGAGGTAGGAAGAACCACGAGCATCAAAACCCATTTCAAACCTAAAATCGTACCTTTTAATGACGAAGGCAGTTGTAGTTGAGATGGACGGTGCTTTGCATAtgctagaagaagaagaagatcaagtTCGGTGCAAAGAAGAAGATGGGAGAGACATAAGCTCTGAGATGTGCAGAGATGTAAGAGTAAGCAACTGGTGCATATAGGGACTTTTAAGGATTTAgggttatttgtttgttttgagcCTTGACACACATGTATCTCTTTTCCTAGGTGGCATCTGACACAAGATGTCAAAGTGTACAAATAATGCTAGCTTATATGCCAAATCCGAATTTTCCGGTGTTGGAATAAATTTAGGGATGGGCAGGGTGCTTAGTAATAGTTGAGAGatgaaataaggaaaaaaatagtttagggatgaaattgaaactgaggtaagttgagggatgaaatgtTCAATTTTGCCCCAAAGTTCATGGCATTTTCGATTCTTCTATCTATTTGAATTGGTAGGGAAGCCGAAAGAGAAGACGAGCATCGAGAAGAGTCAGTTTTCAATCTCTTCGAAAATGGAGGGAATCTGCTGCTACTATGGCCGACCTTATCAAGGAATTACCAACTTCAAGGTATCAAAACCGTTTCTTAACAAATCAAAACAATTTCCAACCCGTTCAATTATCACCGTTCGTTTGTTATGTTGTTAGCAGACTGTTCATGGTGCACGATGCTGCTCAGGTAATGACAGCAAGATCGGAACCCCAGGGATTGTGAAAGTCGCTGTGAATGGAGTTACAGAGATGTTGAGGCTATTATCTTCCTTTAGGGGTAACAGGTGCCTCgattcatttttctttgtctGTTTTCCCTGCCGAGTATCGAAAattaagaaggaaagaaaatttggcGCACTTTGTATTCTTgaggctttttttttcttttcttttttttaaattaacaagttaatgGAATAATTTCATGCTAAACCTGAGCTGAAGGAATGTCTCTAGTGATTACTTGAGATTCAATTGGTGTAATTTAATAGTGATTGAGTTGTGCTGTTCGAACATGATGTGAATCGACAATGGTGTTTCTAATTCTGCAATGGGCAGGTCAAATTATGTTTCttaatctttttttgttttcttttcatttcttagAATCAATACACAATTTCATTGAACCTTGATGATTCGTctaccaatttatgttctcctGCCAAGAATAGAAAATTCTGGAAAAGGAACAAAAGTTTCATGAACTCTTTATCTTGTATTCACCCCTCATTGTTTAGAAACTGGAGAATTTTAAGCTAAGTTGTTTTTATCTGTCCAGAATCCTCTGATTATTAAAATTCGAAGTCAATGATGCCACATCCTAATAAAGGGACTTGAATGCAATGGAGCTGAAACTCTGCAAGTTTAAGCCTGAACCTCGTGGTTTCAGATATACTATTTTGCACTAATTTGTCATGAAGGTGTTGAGGAATTGCTGGAGATCAATTTCAAGTGATTAGGAAGTGTAATTTAGAATGTGCTGTTCAAACACAAGATGAGTTGACATTGTTACTTGTACATATGCTGCAAACCCAAATTATGCTTTTATCAACAAGTGTATATCTTGTTCTTTACCTGCTAGACAAGCCATTGTACAATTTTCTACTTTATATGTCATTGCTAAAACTTGTCATTTGTTGGCCACTTAATGTTTTACACTTACGCAGAATGGATGCGGTAATCTACGCACAAAGGACTGAGATTTCAGTTTCTAGCATCAACGATGTTCTGGCAATCCTCAAGTCTGATTATGAGAATGCTTATTTTGTTACAGGTAGCTGTTGCATTTCATAGCTTCACTGTCTCAGTGTCTCTTGCTTGGTTTCTTTTCCTGATTGGGACACGAAAATGTAGTGAAATGATGAAGATTTATTTGATAAACAATGAAGACCTTTTGTGTGCTATTTTTAAATGATGGCAGCTAGAATCAAGAGGTGTAaatgcaagtttttttttttttttggccagtTTTAATTAatacttttcctatttttttggCCGAGGTTAGGAACCTTCACTTCTGCAATTTACGCTGAAGATTGTATCTTTGAAGATCCGACAATCAGATTTCAAGGCAAGAATAAAGATCCTTATGTTTCAAAACTAACATTTCTATTGCGCTCTCTAAGTCTAAGGTGGCTTTAATGGTTAGACCTAGTTCACAGGGTGTAGTCACTTGTTGAGTGACCTTAATACATTTGACTGATTAAACTAAGTAGCTTTTTGGCTGGAAACTTGATGACTGTACTCAAATTTCTTTCTTTAAAGCTTCACTCCACTCCCTAGCTTGGTTTTGGAATGATGATCCATCATTCCTTGGTCCTTTACTAATCCCCATTATGAGAAGTAAACAATAATTTTACAACTACAATTTTCCTTCCTAGTTTTTATATTTTGGTAATTTCATTGGAAATGTGGTCAATCTAACCTTCCCTTctgataattaatatataaaataataccaTATACCtataaaaaaatagagagagaggaaatgGAGTTGGTCGTTCATGTTTTGGGCTTGAAGTTGAGTTACAATATTGTGGCCTTTGTTTATTTGGCTATCTGGTAGATAATGTCCAGCATCTTTGGAAAACATCTTCTCTCACCATCTttgtaaatttttattattggtcCTTGACTCAGCTTCACTACAACAATATAAATGCCATCGTAGTTTCAGTTACTGTCGCAGTCATGCCCTCTCTAGGCGTTCATCAACTTTTAATTTCTAAATAATGTTCTTCGAGTTTTGTTTCAGTGATCCCATTTTAGTGCTTGGTTTTCCTCTCAGCTAAGAGTCTATCATGCCAACAATTATGTGCCCTTTGCACCCAGTCTTTTACGTTTTAAAGATGTAGTGCTAAGATAGCTTGTCAGTCCTCAAATAAGTATAAGACAATTGTATACTTGTTATGGTCTTTTTTATTTAGGTACGGAGCTGTATTCACGCAATTTGAAACTGCTTGTTCCATTTTTCGACTGCCCGTCGATTGGATTGCAAAAGATCGAGAAGGTAGTTATTCTATACatgctgaaatttgaaagaatcaTATTTGTTATATGTGTGAATTTTGTCAGTTGTTGATCTCCATTGTAGTATAAAGTTGATGGTATGGTGTGAGCTGGTGGTTCACACTTTTTTGATCCAGCCATGATTATTGAAGGTATAAGTTAATCATCTTTTAGCTTTTATTCTTCAGAGGACTGACAGGCCAAAGCGGATGGGATCTTTGAGAATAGAACGGCCAGAGGTTTgccttgatttctttgtttatttgcttAGAGCCTTCCCTTGTCTCAGTTAAACCTAAAATAGCTCAAGTAGTGTGGGCCATAAGCTCCTACTCTGGGAATAATTATTTATGCTCTTAAACAACTTACAACATAAGATACTTCTGGCCTTCCTGGTAGCAGATGAGTATGTAAGGTATGAGAGTACGATCTCTGAAAAGGATTCACTTGAACAACTTATTATGCCAATGGGTGTGCCTTAGTATAGGCATTCAGTTCATGCTTTATGGTTTAGCTTTTGCTTGGGCTTTTCCTTTGTTTCAGGAACTGTTATCCATCTTAGTACTTAATGGCATAAGGAATATCTAGGTCCATTATATTTCTTATAAAATAAGGAGCCAGATAATGCTGTTCTTGGGGAATCAAGTTTGATGGATGATGAGACAGCTGAAAGTTACTTTTCATGAATGATTGGACTTAAATTGTTCTTACATCAGCAGCGTTGTTTACTTGTTCGACTGGATCACATACATAAAATAGCAActgaaaataataacaaaaattgGCGGTGAAAACCTTTTACAGTTTATTTGCAACTATTCATTTATGTAAAATTGTAAATGACGAGGAGTGGAAAATATACGAGCTTTGCATGTGCCTTAACGCTCTAAATCCTTATCTCCTTGTTGTCCaattatgttgaagatgaagTTTCTTATTCTTTGAACTCTGTTGCTTGCCAAACACTTTTCTGGGCTTCGTTAGATTTTCATTGACAATTAATACTCCTTGTGCTAGTCGTCAATCAATTTATGGTTTCTTGATTGTTTGTATTTTAGCATTTGTGGAACGTTATTCCTGAGTATAATGACAAGGGAGGCATACCATCATTATTGAttccattttattttgaattcatGATTCCTTAAAGGTTTGAGTTCTAGTATGGAATCCATCCCTTCATATTTTGAGTTTAGTTTTCCTTATAATATGGTGTAACATGCAGGGTGTTGCTTCAGAGAGAAGTTTTGTGTTGGCAAGATGGAAACTAAGGTTCATGACTTTGCTAGTGTCTTATCTTGCCCTATGAGGCATATCCAGTCTTTAAAGGAAAGCTTTCTGTTTAGAATATAAATTTGAGGTTGCTCTTTTAGTTTTTATGGAGATGCCACGCGCCCTTCAATCTGTTCCAAATATTATACTTTCATCCATGTGACACTGCCCACCTTGAGCTGCATTTCTGATTGATGGGTGCACAATAAGTGACTTCATATAGTGAATGCTTAATTTGTTAGTGAATTAATTGTTGAGGTCATTGAAGATTCTCTGAGGGAAAATTGTTAAGTTGCTGGCACATGTTGGAAAATAACTGTGATTTGTTCTTCTCAAACTAAAAGATGAGAAGTTCTCTCAGATTTACCTGATTACTCTTTTGACA
Coding sequences:
- the LOC120008942 gene encoding uncharacterized protein LOC120008942 isoform X2, which gives rise to MEGICCYYGRPYQGITNFKTVHGARCCSGNDSKIGTPGIVKVAVNGVTEMLRLLSSFRGNRMDAVIYAQRTEISVSSINDVLAILKSDYENAYFVTGTFTSAIYAEDCIFEDPTIRFQGTELYSRNLKLLVPFFDCPSIGLQKIEKGVASERSFVLARWKLRTYLKLPWKPLISIDGSTVYELDDEFKIVRHAESWNVSALEAIGQIFTPSFGQRDD
- the LOC120008942 gene encoding uncharacterized protein LOC120008942 isoform X4; the protein is MEGICCYYGRPYQGITNFKTVHGARCCSGNDSKIGTPGIVKVAVNGVTEMLRLLSSFRGNRMDAVIYAQRTEISVSSINDVLAILKSDYENAYFVTGTFTSAIYAEDCIFEDPTIRFQGTELYSRNLKLLVPFFDCPSIGLQKIEKRTDRPKRMGSLRIERPEGVASERSFVLARWKLRTYLKLPWKPLISIDGSTVYELDDEFKAC
- the LOC120008942 gene encoding uncharacterized protein LOC120008942 isoform X5, which translates into the protein MEGICCYYGRPYQGITNFKTVHGARCCSGNDSKIGTPGIVKVAVNGVTEMLRLLSSFRGNRMDAVIYAQRTEISVSSINDVLAILKSDYENAYFVTGTFTSAIYAEDCIFEDPTIRFQGTELYSRNLKLLVPFFDCPSIGLQKIEKGVASERSFVLARWKLRTYLKLPWKPLISIDGSTVYELDDEFKAC
- the LOC120008942 gene encoding uncharacterized protein LOC120008942 isoform X1, which encodes MEGICCYYGRPYQGITNFKTVHGARCCSGNDSKIGTPGIVKVAVNGVTEMLRLLSSFRGNRMDAVIYAQRTEISVSSINDVLAILKSDYENAYFVTGTFTSAIYAEDCIFEDPTIRFQGTELYSRNLKLLVPFFDCPSIGLQKIEKRTDRPKRMGSLRIERPEGVASERSFVLARWKLRTYLKLPWKPLISIDGSTVYELDDEFKIVRHAESWNVSALEAIGQIFTPSFGQRDD
- the LOC120008942 gene encoding uncharacterized protein LOC120008942 isoform X3 is translated as MEGICCYYGRPYQGITNFKTVHGARCCSGNDSKIGTPGIVKVAVNGVTEMLRLLSSFRGNRMDAVIYAQRTEISVSSINDVLAILKSDYENAYFVTGTFTSAIYAEDCIFEDPTIRFQGTELYSRNLKLLVPFFDCPSIGLQKIEKRTDRPKRMGSLRIERPEGVASERSFVLARWKLRTYLKLPWKPLISIDGSTVYELDDEFKELSLPDC